A window of Rhodopirellula islandica genomic DNA:
GTCGCAGTCCCGCCAAATCCCTCCCGATCCAAAAATGCATCCAGCAACCATGAGAAAGTGTTCGCTCTCTCGCGTTCAGCGTTTTACGCAACTTTGCATCTTTTGCTTGACGGCTTGGGGATCGACAACAGGTGGCTGGTCCATCGCCGCTCCCATTGATTTCGAGACCGAGATCGCGCCGATCTTTCAACAGCACTGCCTGCATTGTCATAACGAAACGCAGAAAGGTGGTGAACTCTCGTTGTCATTCGCCGATGGACTGATGGAGTTGGGACATGTGGTCCCCGGCGACCCTCAAAGCAGCTATCTGGTGGAGACGATCCACGCGGCTGACGGTGAGACGCCTTCGATGCCAGAGGAAGGCACTCCTCTGAATGACACTCAGGTTGATCTGGTCAGGCGATGGATCGCCGAGGGCGCCGTTTGGCCCGACGGGTTTGAAATACAGCACAAGGCCAAGGCGGATGCTTCGTGGTGGTCGCTCCAGGAACTTGCAGACATCTCACCGCCGGAACCTTCCGCAGGACAGTCGTCGCACCCGATCGATCGGTTCATTCAACACCGATTGGCCCAAGCAAAGATTGCTCCTTCGCCACCGGCCGACCGTCGCACACTGATTCGTCGGTTGTCGATGGATTTGATCGGTCTGCCACCGACTCCTGAATCCGTCACGGCGTTTGTCGCGGATCCGAATCCGGCCGCCTACGAAGAATTAATCGATCGTCTATTGCGGTCGAAGCATTTTGGTGAGCGTTGGGCTCGACATTGGCTCGACATCGCTCACTACGGCGACACCCATGGCTTTGAGCGAGACAAGCTTCGCGAGAACGCTTGGCACTATCGCGATTATGTCATCCGGGCATTCAACGACGACATGCCCTACGATCAATTCCTGCGACAACAAATTGCCGGTGACGTGATCGATCCAGAGAATGAAAATTCGGTGATCGCCACTGGCTTTCTCGCGGCAGGACCTTGGGATTTCGTGGGCCAGGTCGAAGCCAAGAGCCTTGTCCTCCGACGCGCTGCCCGCGCACTCGACTTGGATGACATGGTCACTCAAGTATTGACCTCCACGATGGCCATGACGGTCAATTGCGCTCGCTGCCACGATCACAAACTCGATCCGATCAAGCAGAAGGAATACTATCAATTGGTCGCCGTGTTCGCTGGCGTCCAAAGACAGGATCGGGTTGTCAGCCAAACTGCCCAAGAGGCCTACAATGCAAGCAAGACGCGACTTGAATCAGCACTGGCCGAGATCGAGTCGAAGCTTCAGCATTTGACAGGACGCGGCATTGATCTGGCCGATGTCGTTGGTGGCGGCAACGGTTTTGGATCAGGAAAAAAAGGGCAAGGGATCGACCCCCGTACTGGTAAGTCGGAAGAACGGTCTTTAAACGCACTGGACGATCGAAAACCGGGACAATTCGCGACATGTGATGCGTCAATGATCGACGGCGTCTTTATCCCAGCCTTTGAACAAACACAGATCAGCTCCACCGAACTGGTCGCGGCGGGGTTGCCGAAACACAGCAATCGAGCCTGGGATTTGATTCGCAATGGTCCTGTCGCCAGTCAATTTTCAACGACCTTTGGTTCAATCGACTTCGCCGCCGCCGGACATTCGATGATTGGATTGCACGCCAACGCGGGGATCACCTTCGATCTATCGAACATTCGCGCTGCTCTTGCTGCCGTGGATCCAACGCAAGACTCCGCCTCGCCAGTTCGGTTTACCTCGACCGTCGGATATGGCGGGAGAACCGCCCAACC
This region includes:
- a CDS encoding DUF1553 domain-containing protein, translating into MRKCSLSRVQRFTQLCIFCLTAWGSTTGGWSIAAPIDFETEIAPIFQQHCLHCHNETQKGGELSLSFADGLMELGHVVPGDPQSSYLVETIHAADGETPSMPEEGTPLNDTQVDLVRRWIAEGAVWPDGFEIQHKAKADASWWSLQELADISPPEPSAGQSSHPIDRFIQHRLAQAKIAPSPPADRRTLIRRLSMDLIGLPPTPESVTAFVADPNPAAYEELIDRLLRSKHFGERWARHWLDIAHYGDTHGFERDKLRENAWHYRDYVIRAFNDDMPYDQFLRQQIAGDVIDPENENSVIATGFLAAGPWDFVGQVEAKSLVLRRAARALDLDDMVTQVLTSTMAMTVNCARCHDHKLDPIKQKEYYQLVAVFAGVQRQDRVVSQTAQEAYNASKTRLESALAEIESKLQHLTGRGIDLADVVGGGNGFGSGKKGQGIDPRTGKSEERSLNALDDRKPGQFATCDASMIDGVFIPAFEQTQISSTELVAAGLPKHSNRAWDLIRNGPVASQFSTTFGSIDFAAAGHSMIGLHANAGITFDLSNIRAALAAVDPTQDSASPVRFTSTVGYGGRTAQPSAEFHVYIDGEQVARDRIGRHDSVSVEVLLERDKRFLTLISTDGGNGYGHDQVSFGDPRVVLTSASELTDEMKERQSALLADKTRLQAELESLQPPPQFFGVQSKAPAPVHVLLRGDPESPGPEVAPGGLTWSQSPLLFGDQSMPEGQRRLALANWIVAPENTLTARVIVNRLWHWHFGKGIVDTPSDFGFGGSQPSHPELLDWLAAELIRQKWSLKAIHRLIVTSQTYRQTSRLEPDVAAGMQDPREIDVDNNLLWRMNSRRLEAEAVRDSVLAITGKLNLAMHGPGYRDFDYQEAYAPIYTYKTADSAELWRRSVYRFIVRTSPSPFMTALDCPDSANLTPKRNVTTTALQSLAMFNNAFMLQQSSYLAENLASETTQTDEQIQLAFERVLVRKPVGQEWKAARQLVAEHGLLHLCRALFNANEFIWLD